A portion of the Meiothermus sp. CFH 77666 genome contains these proteins:
- a CDS encoding 5-(carboxyamino)imidazole ribonucleotide synthase, with protein MQIGVLGGGQLGRMLALAGYPLGLRFRFLDPVAEAPAGQVAGLVVGDYADETVLERFAEGLELITYEFENVPVGAVTWLAERLSVYPPPAALEVAQDRLAEKTFFQGLGIPTPLFYAVQTHNDLLDGLERTGYPALLKTRRLGYDGKGQKLLRSQADVEPAWAQLGGQPLILEAFVPFERELSILSVRSRSGQVAFYPLVENHHTGGILRKSLAPAPATPARLQHEAESMAFRVMEKLDYVGVLAIELFEVEGTLWANEMAPRVHNSGHWTIEGAETSQFENHLRAVLGWPLGATEARGHSAMLNLIGQRPNTARVLEIPGAHLHWYGKAVRPGRKVGHITLRAAALDDLEAGLKKLEAVLAETPAAAPLTD; from the coding sequence GTGCAGATAGGCGTTTTGGGTGGAGGACAACTGGGGCGAATGCTGGCTCTGGCAGGGTATCCGCTGGGGCTTCGCTTCCGGTTTTTGGATCCGGTGGCAGAGGCTCCGGCGGGCCAGGTTGCCGGGCTGGTGGTGGGCGATTATGCAGATGAGACGGTGCTGGAACGCTTTGCCGAGGGCCTCGAGCTCATCACCTACGAGTTCGAGAATGTACCGGTGGGGGCGGTGACCTGGCTGGCCGAACGCCTGAGCGTGTACCCGCCGCCGGCAGCCCTCGAGGTAGCCCAGGATCGGCTGGCCGAAAAGACCTTTTTTCAGGGGCTGGGCATCCCTACCCCCCTGTTCTACGCGGTACAGACCCACAACGACCTGCTGGATGGCCTGGAGCGCACCGGTTATCCGGCTTTGCTCAAAACCCGCCGACTGGGCTACGATGGCAAGGGCCAGAAGCTCCTGCGCTCACAGGCCGATGTAGAGCCTGCCTGGGCCCAGCTAGGGGGCCAGCCCCTCATTTTGGAAGCCTTTGTGCCGTTTGAGCGGGAGCTTTCCATCCTGTCGGTGCGAAGCCGAAGCGGTCAGGTGGCCTTTTACCCCCTGGTGGAAAACCACCATACCGGGGGCATCTTGCGCAAAAGCCTGGCGCCCGCCCCGGCGACCCCGGCCCGCTTGCAGCACGAGGCCGAAAGCATGGCCTTCCGCGTGATGGAAAAACTGGACTACGTGGGGGTGCTGGCTATCGAGCTATTCGAAGTGGAGGGCACCCTCTGGGCCAACGAGATGGCCCCCAGGGTACATAACTCTGGTCACTGGACCATTGAGGGGGCCGAGACCAGCCAGTTCGAGAACCACCTGCGAGCTGTGCTGGGATGGCCTTTGGGGGCTACCGAGGCCAGGGGGCATTCGGCCATGCTCAACCTGATCGGCCAGAGGCCCAACACCGCTCGGGTGCTGGAAATTCCCGGCGCACACCTGCACTGGTACGGCAAGGCGGTGCGCCCTGGGCGCAAAGTGGGGCACATCACCTTGCGGGCCGCTGCGCTGGATGACCTCGAGGCCGGCCTGAAGAAGCTAGAAGCGGTTCTGGCCGAAACCCCGGCGGCTGCGCCACTCACAGATTGA
- a CDS encoding PAS domain S-box protein gives MSKGKQAYQRALLAAVLVGLVIVGLHRLPQPWGLVIAGVLFVALVGFLYRQLTLFERKYEHSERQAEEVFEDAKLLVVKLNREGRIVFCNRYFLELTGWTWPQLAGQNWFDWFIPVEEGVREIFERAMANGDLVPQYKNSILTRNKERRRVLWNNALLRDENGRVIGTFSVGQDVTDLEQAEAERQKSEKTLLQIAETVQDVVLLLDNQANIQYATPSIHSVAGLKPGEVLGRSAYSLLDAEQARIFREMTQAATPQAHTAQVGFVYQHPDGRPRVLEASINFLFTEAVFQGAVVGVRDVTTRYQAEQAVRESEQRLRELTNSMRDVVMLLSVKGVIEYVTPSVKAALGYDPDELLGRSAFDFFDLEDHSWVLEAVRAAREGKRPLRLEYQHRHRDGSRVWLETNLDFIYDPEGQPLRIVLGARQIQDRREAEEQLRRSEQMLRQITDAIQDIVLLTDENAIVRYVTPSVQKVVGIAPEAIVGRSAYGLLDAEQSERFQALSAAATPEQPYAQSRFTFVRPDGRELQMEASINFLFDAQGRDRGAVTGIRDVTERYQAEQAVRQSEQMLRQITNAMQDVVALTDPLGYMRYVTPSVERLLGYKPEQLLGQLVFDYLAPEDREKAMILAERSLASGGSYRLEARYRHVEGHYLWIDTLVNFICDEQGNPIGSVVSGRDVTERRQAEEALREREYRLRQITNTIQDVVLLLDSRGRVQYVTPSVQEVLGYTPEKLIGHPVSVLADSAQWPSIRQQGLQAIRERRAYKTECACRHKDGYLVWIESLVNFVWEESGRLQGIVVGMRDISERKQQQAYVEYMAYHDELTKLPNRRALRRAAEELLTRATQQDVPLSLLYLDLDNFKTVNDSLGHDVGDELLVEVSQVLSKQLRSDDLLARLGGDEFACILFNTDAEQAQQVAFRMSRAIRSSLGMGKSALNLPSLGVSVGIASFPKDGRTFVELLKVADIAMYQAKDSGSRVVIYDPSKSPYTDERLQFEADLRKATQEQQLELLYQPIWHLKKRSIEGAEALLCWPYQGKVLSASEFVPLAEEVHLIEQMDLLVLRKGLGQLKRWHQLKLPYRLSLNISTQSLVQPEVVRELLQQLTDAQVDPRWLTLEITESVLLRDPDQARRVLSVFKALGVRVAIDDFGSGYASLGYLRQLPLDRLKIDRSFISYLGSSVRDEKLVRAAIDLAHSLEADVVAEGVETPQQLEWLLENDCDLVQGYLVGHPASIEHWPPARPIERLMLPSIKADG, from the coding sequence GTGAGCAAGGGCAAGCAAGCCTATCAACGGGCACTGCTGGCAGCCGTGCTGGTGGGGCTTGTGATTGTGGGCTTGCATAGGCTGCCCCAGCCCTGGGGTTTGGTAATCGCCGGAGTGCTTTTTGTTGCTCTGGTGGGGTTTTTGTACAGGCAACTTACCCTATTCGAGCGAAAGTATGAGCACTCTGAACGCCAAGCGGAGGAAGTCTTTGAAGATGCCAAACTGCTGGTGGTCAAGCTCAACCGGGAGGGCCGGATTGTTTTCTGTAACCGCTATTTCCTCGAGCTTACCGGCTGGACATGGCCGCAGCTGGCCGGGCAAAACTGGTTCGATTGGTTCATTCCGGTTGAAGAGGGCGTCCGGGAAATTTTTGAACGGGCCATGGCGAATGGGGATCTGGTACCCCAGTACAAAAACAGTATCCTGACCCGAAACAAAGAACGCAGGCGGGTTTTGTGGAATAACGCCTTGCTGCGCGATGAAAACGGACGGGTTATCGGAACCTTTTCTGTAGGGCAAGATGTTACCGACCTCGAGCAAGCCGAGGCAGAGCGCCAGAAAAGCGAAAAGACCCTCTTGCAGATCGCCGAAACAGTGCAGGATGTGGTGCTGTTGCTCGACAATCAGGCCAACATCCAGTACGCCACCCCCTCCATACATTCGGTGGCAGGATTGAAGCCCGGGGAGGTGCTGGGCCGTTCGGCCTACAGCCTGCTCGATGCGGAGCAGGCCCGTATCTTCAGGGAGATGACCCAGGCGGCCACACCCCAGGCGCATACGGCCCAGGTCGGTTTTGTGTACCAGCACCCCGATGGCAGACCACGGGTGCTGGAGGCCTCCATCAACTTCCTTTTCACAGAGGCGGTGTTTCAGGGGGCTGTGGTCGGGGTGCGCGATGTCACTACCCGCTATCAGGCCGAGCAGGCCGTGCGCGAAAGCGAGCAGCGTTTGCGTGAACTGACCAACTCCATGCGCGATGTGGTCATGCTGCTGAGCGTGAAAGGCGTCATCGAGTACGTCACGCCATCGGTGAAAGCGGCGCTCGGGTACGATCCCGACGAACTGCTGGGCCGCAGTGCGTTTGACTTCTTTGACCTCGAAGACCATTCGTGGGTGCTGGAAGCTGTACGTGCCGCCCGCGAAGGCAAGCGACCCCTGCGGCTGGAGTACCAGCACCGCCACAGGGACGGTTCAAGGGTCTGGCTCGAGACCAACCTCGATTTTATCTACGACCCGGAGGGCCAGCCCTTGCGTATAGTGCTGGGTGCCCGCCAGATTCAAGACCGCCGCGAGGCCGAAGAGCAACTGCGCAGAAGCGAGCAGATGTTGCGGCAGATTACGGACGCCATTCAGGATATCGTGCTGCTGACCGACGAAAATGCCATCGTTCGCTACGTTACCCCATCGGTGCAGAAGGTAGTGGGCATTGCCCCTGAGGCGATTGTGGGACGCTCGGCTTATGGCCTTCTGGATGCCGAACAGTCTGAGCGCTTTCAAGCCCTGTCGGCGGCTGCAACTCCTGAACAGCCTTACGCCCAGTCCCGCTTTACCTTTGTGCGGCCCGATGGCCGCGAACTCCAGATGGAAGCCTCCATCAACTTCCTGTTCGATGCCCAGGGCCGCGACCGGGGGGCGGTGACGGGAATTCGAGACGTAACCGAGCGCTATCAGGCCGAGCAGGCGGTGCGCCAGAGCGAGCAGATGCTCCGGCAAATTACCAATGCCATGCAGGATGTGGTAGCCCTGACCGATCCGCTGGGCTACATGCGCTACGTCACCCCCTCGGTGGAGCGCTTGCTGGGGTACAAGCCCGAGCAGCTGCTCGGGCAGCTGGTCTTCGATTACCTGGCGCCAGAAGACCGTGAAAAGGCGATGATTCTGGCCGAGCGCAGTTTGGCAAGTGGGGGTTCCTATCGCCTCGAGGCCCGTTACCGCCATGTGGAGGGTCACTACCTCTGGATTGATACCCTGGTCAACTTTATCTGTGACGAACAGGGCAACCCCATTGGTAGTGTGGTTAGCGGGCGTGACGTCACCGAGCGGCGGCAAGCCGAAGAGGCCCTTAGAGAACGGGAGTATCGCCTGCGCCAGATTACCAACACCATCCAGGACGTGGTGTTGCTGCTCGATTCCAGGGGTAGGGTGCAGTACGTGACCCCTTCTGTGCAGGAGGTTCTGGGATATACGCCAGAGAAACTCATCGGCCATCCTGTATCAGTACTGGCCGATTCAGCACAGTGGCCCTCCATTCGGCAGCAAGGTCTGCAAGCCATTCGGGAACGGCGCGCCTACAAAACCGAGTGCGCCTGTCGGCACAAGGACGGATACTTGGTTTGGATCGAGAGCCTGGTTAATTTTGTATGGGAGGAATCGGGCCGGCTGCAAGGCATTGTGGTCGGGATGCGGGACATCAGCGAACGCAAACAACAGCAGGCTTATGTGGAGTACATGGCCTACCACGACGAGCTGACCAAGCTCCCCAACCGCCGGGCTTTGCGGCGGGCTGCCGAGGAGTTACTGACCAGGGCGACCCAACAGGATGTGCCGCTTAGCTTGCTCTACCTCGATCTGGATAATTTCAAAACCGTCAACGACTCCCTGGGGCACGATGTGGGCGACGAACTGCTGGTGGAGGTTTCACAGGTCTTGAGCAAACAACTCCGATCCGATGACCTGCTGGCCCGGCTGGGAGGGGACGAGTTTGCTTGCATTCTGTTCAACACCGATGCAGAACAGGCCCAGCAGGTCGCGTTTCGAATGTCTAGAGCAATCCGCAGCAGCCTGGGTATGGGCAAATCTGCGCTTAACCTGCCCAGCCTGGGGGTAAGCGTGGGTATCGCCAGCTTCCCCAAGGATGGTCGCACGTTTGTCGAACTGCTCAAGGTGGCCGATATTGCCATGTACCAGGCCAAGGACTCGGGCAGCCGGGTGGTCATCTACGACCCCTCCAAAAGCCCTTATACCGATGAGCGGCTGCAATTCGAAGCGGATTTGCGCAAGGCTACCCAGGAGCAACAACTAGAGCTGCTGTATCAGCCGATCTGGCATCTCAAGAAGCGCAGTATAGAAGGGGCAGAAGCGCTTTTGTGCTGGCCCTATCAGGGTAAAGTGCTGAGCGCCTCGGAGTTTGTACCCTTGGCCGAAGAGGTTCATCTAATCGAGCAGATGGATCTCCTGGTTCTGCGGAAGGGCCTGGGACAACTAAAGCGATGGCATCAGCTCAAACTGCCTTACCGCCTGTCGCTCAACATTTCCACCCAGTCGCTGGTGCAGCCGGAGGTAGTACGGGAGCTATTGCAACAACTGACCGATGCCCAGGTAGACCCCCGGTGGCTCACCCTGGAAATAACCGAGAGTGTCCTGCTGCGCGACCCTGACCAGGCCCGAAGGGTGCTCAGTGTGTTCAAAGCCCTGGGGGTACGGGTGGCGATTGACGATTTTGGCAGCGGCTATGCTTCGCTGGGCTATTTGCGCCAGCTTCCCCTGGATCGCCTCAAAATAGACCGCAGCTTTATCAGTTACCTTGGCAGCAGTGTGCGGGACGAGAAACTGGTTCGGGCGGCCATAGACCTGGCGCATAGCTTAGAGGCCGACGTGGTGGCCGAGGGGGTAGAAACGCCCCAGCAGCTCGAGTGGTTACTTGAAAACGACTGCGACCTGGTACAGGGCTATCTGGTAGGTCACCCGGCCTCCATTGAACACTGGCCGCCAGCGCGTCCCATCGAGCGGTTGATGCTCCCCTCGATCAAGGCAGACGGCTAA